The Agromyces mangrovi genome contains a region encoding:
- the ctaC gene encoding aa3-type cytochrome oxidase subunit II, giving the protein MRQNRRLRWAALPIAATLTIVLAGCTQAQLNGFLPGFIEGEAPTTNQTERISGLWVTSWIVLLVVGVITWGLTIWAVVVYRRRRGQTGLPVQLRYNMPIEVFYTVVPLILVLGFFAFTVRDQNEIEARFENPDVTVEVIAKQWAWDFNYVDENVYSPGIQGQPEEDGSLVESEVPTLVLPVNQQIEIELESRDVIHSFWVVDFLYKKDMYPGKTNYMSIEPMREGTYAGKCAELCGEYHSLMLFNVEVVSQAEYDAYIDSLRAAGQEGQLSSEYDRNQNLPGTGAPELVEHEEEN; this is encoded by the coding sequence GTGCGCCAGAACCGCCGTCTCCGATGGGCTGCTCTTCCGATCGCAGCGACACTCACAATCGTCCTCGCCGGATGCACGCAGGCGCAGTTGAACGGTTTCCTCCCGGGCTTCATCGAGGGTGAGGCGCCCACGACGAACCAGACCGAGCGCATCTCGGGCCTGTGGGTCACCTCGTGGATCGTGCTGCTGGTGGTCGGCGTCATCACGTGGGGCCTCACGATCTGGGCGGTCGTGGTGTACCGCCGCCGCCGCGGCCAGACCGGCCTGCCGGTGCAGCTGCGCTACAACATGCCGATCGAGGTGTTCTACACCGTCGTGCCGCTCATCCTGGTGCTCGGCTTCTTCGCCTTCACGGTGCGCGACCAGAACGAGATCGAGGCGCGGTTCGAGAACCCGGACGTCACGGTCGAGGTCATCGCCAAGCAGTGGGCGTGGGACTTCAACTACGTCGACGAGAACGTGTACTCGCCCGGCATCCAGGGCCAGCCCGAGGAGGACGGCTCGCTGGTGGAGTCGGAGGTGCCGACCCTCGTGCTCCCGGTCAACCAGCAGATCGAGATCGAGCTGGAGTCGCGCGACGTGATCCACTCCTTCTGGGTCGTCGACTTCCTCTACAAGAAGGACATGTACCCGGGCAAGACCAACTACATGTCGATCGAGCCGATGCGCGAGGGCACCTACGCCGGCAAGTGCGCCGAGCTCTGCGGCGAGTACCACTCGCTGATGCTCTTCAACGTCGAGGTCGTCTCGCAGGCCGAGTACGACGCCTACATCGACTCGCTGCGCGCGGCCGGCCAGGAGGGCCAGCTGTCGAGCGAGTACGACCGCAACCAGAACCTGCCCGGCACGGGCGCGCCCGAGCTCGTCGAGCACGAAGAGGAGAACTGA
- the ctaD gene encoding aa3-type cytochrome oxidase subunit I produces MLVKWITSTDHKVIGYLYLITSFIYFCIGGVMALIIRAQLFEPGLEILQTREQYNQLFTMHGTIMLLMFATPLFAGFANVLMPLQIGAPDVAFPRLNALAYWLFNFGSLMAVAGFLTPQGAASFGWFAYQPLASTTFSPGIGGNLWMLGLGLSGFGTIMGAVNFITTIITMRAPGMTMFRMPIFTWNTLVTSILVLLAFPVLAAAILAASADRIFGAHIYDPANGGVILWQHLFWFFGHPEVYIIALPFFGIVSEIFPVFSRKPIFGYKTLVYATIAIAALSVTVWAHHMYVTGSVLLPFFALLTMLIAVPTGVKIFNWIGTMWRGSITFEMPLVWSLGFLITFVFGGLTGVILASPPLDFAVSDSYFVVAHFHYVVFGTVVFAMFAGFYFWWPKWTGKMLSERLGAWHFWLLFIGFHTTFLIQHWLGVVGMPRRYYSYLPEDNITWMNQLSTIGAMILAVSMIPFFLNVFITARRAPKVTVNDPWGYGRSLEWATSCPPPRHNFTSIPRIRSESPAFDLNHPEAALPIGIGPAKDAPDAPTYEVTEGKVK; encoded by the coding sequence ATCCTCGTCAAGTGGATCACCTCGACCGACCACAAGGTCATCGGGTACCTGTACCTGATCACGTCGTTCATCTACTTCTGCATCGGCGGCGTCATGGCGCTGATCATCCGCGCCCAGCTGTTCGAGCCCGGCCTCGAGATCCTGCAGACCCGTGAGCAGTACAACCAGCTGTTCACCATGCACGGCACGATCATGCTGCTGATGTTCGCGACCCCGCTCTTCGCCGGCTTCGCGAACGTGCTCATGCCGCTGCAGATCGGCGCGCCCGACGTCGCCTTCCCGCGACTGAACGCGCTGGCGTACTGGCTCTTCAACTTCGGCTCGCTCATGGCCGTGGCCGGCTTCCTCACCCCGCAGGGTGCGGCGTCGTTCGGCTGGTTCGCGTATCAACCACTCGCATCCACGACGTTCTCACCGGGTATCGGAGGAAACCTCTGGATGCTCGGGCTCGGCCTCTCGGGCTTCGGCACGATCATGGGTGCGGTCAACTTCATCACCACGATCATCACGATGCGCGCGCCCGGCATGACCATGTTCCGCATGCCGATCTTCACGTGGAACACCCTCGTGACGTCGATCCTGGTGCTGCTCGCGTTCCCGGTGCTCGCCGCCGCGATCCTCGCCGCCTCGGCCGACCGCATCTTCGGCGCGCACATCTACGATCCCGCCAACGGCGGGGTGATCCTCTGGCAACACCTGTTCTGGTTCTTCGGCCATCCGGAGGTCTACATCATCGCGCTGCCGTTCTTCGGCATCGTGTCGGAGATCTTCCCGGTGTTCAGCCGGAAGCCGATCTTCGGGTACAAGACGCTCGTGTACGCGACCATCGCCATCGCCGCGCTGTCGGTCACGGTGTGGGCGCACCACATGTACGTCACCGGCTCGGTGCTGCTGCCGTTCTTCGCGCTGTTGACGATGCTGATCGCGGTACCGACGGGCGTGAAGATCTTCAACTGGATCGGCACGATGTGGCGAGGGTCGATCACGTTCGAGATGCCGCTCGTCTGGTCGCTCGGCTTCCTCATCACGTTCGTGTTCGGCGGCCTCACCGGCGTCATCCTCGCCTCGCCGCCGCTCGACTTCGCCGTCTCCGACAGCTACTTCGTCGTGGCGCACTTCCACTACGTCGTGTTCGGCACGGTCGTGTTCGCGATGTTCGCGGGCTTCTACTTCTGGTGGCCGAAGTGGACGGGCAAGATGCTCAGCGAGCGCCTCGGCGCCTGGCACTTCTGGCTGCTGTTCATCGGCTTCCACACGACCTTCCTCATCCAGCACTGGCTGGGCGTGGTGGGCATGCCGCGCCGGTATTACTCGTACCTGCCCGAGGACAACATCACCTGGATGAACCAGCTGTCGACCATCGGCGCGATGATCCTGGCCGTGTCGATGATCCCGTTCTTCCTGAACGTCTTCATCACCGCCCGTCGTGCGCCCAAGGTGACCGTGAACGACCCGTGGGGCTACGGCCGCTCGCTCGAGTGGGCGACCAGCTGCCCGCCGCCGCGGCACAACTTCACGTCGATCCCGCGCATCCGCTCGGAGTCGCCGGCGTTCGACCTGAACCACCCCGAGGCCGCCCTTCCGATCGGCATCGGGCCGGCCAAGGACGCACCGGATGCTCCGACCTACGAGGTCACCGAAGGGAAGGTCAAGTAG
- the ctaF gene encoding aa3-type cytochrome oxidase subunit IV encodes MRANVAIFWVIGAFFALADVAYIVWSILETGEPEWVGLVAIALSAVLAAFIAFYLGRVHKAQGGELPEDRVDANIDDGDAELGFFSPWSWWPIMLAAAAALGFLGLAVGFWITFIALPVVVLSLVGWTYEYYRGNFAR; translated from the coding sequence ATGCGGGCCAATGTCGCCATCTTCTGGGTGATCGGTGCGTTCTTCGCACTCGCCGATGTCGCGTACATCGTGTGGTCGATCCTCGAGACCGGCGAGCCGGAATGGGTCGGCCTGGTCGCGATCGCACTGAGCGCGGTACTGGCGGCGTTCATCGCCTTCTACCTGGGCCGCGTGCACAAGGCCCAGGGCGGCGAGCTGCCCGAGGACCGCGTCGACGCGAACATCGACGACGGTGACGCCGAGCTCGGCTTCTTCAGCCCGTGGAGCTGGTGGCCCATCATGCTCGCGGCCGCCGCAGCGCTCGGCTTCCTCGGCCTCGCGGTCGGGTTCTGGATCACCTTCATCGCGCTGCCCGTGGTCGTCCTCAGCCTCGTCGGCTGGACCTACGAGTACTACCGCGGCAACTTCGCCCGCTGA
- a CDS encoding putative RNA methyltransferase, producing the protein MTDRPIVDLLRCPFCVSPLGGDVHGTVRCADGHAFDANRRGYLTLFPRKRPNVRGDTAEMLAARERVLDSEPYRQLRGAVADAVADGAPEGAVLADLGCGTGQYASTSLAGLQAPATALVADLSPEAVRAAVRRVREASAAPALGVVLDLWSPLPIATGVVDRALNVFAPRNLPEFARVLAPGGRLITVIPSPSHLAELRGAGGMIDVQSGKREQVRSDAAEAGLRLHDATRVAGELPASTPLADDLVQMGPSAHHASTGRPARFAGPVTVDVELLVFTRAG; encoded by the coding sequence ATGACCGATCGACCCATCGTCGATCTGCTGCGGTGCCCGTTCTGCGTCTCCCCGCTCGGGGGCGACGTGCACGGCACCGTCCGCTGCGCCGACGGCCATGCATTCGACGCGAACCGACGGGGCTACCTCACGCTCTTCCCGCGCAAGCGCCCGAATGTGCGCGGCGACACCGCGGAGATGCTCGCTGCGCGCGAGCGCGTGCTCGACAGCGAACCGTACCGCCAGCTGCGAGGCGCGGTGGCGGACGCGGTCGCCGATGGCGCGCCGGAGGGCGCGGTGCTCGCCGACCTGGGCTGCGGCACCGGTCAGTACGCTTCCACGTCGCTGGCGGGCCTGCAGGCGCCCGCCACGGCACTCGTCGCAGACCTCTCCCCCGAGGCCGTCAGGGCGGCCGTACGGCGCGTGCGCGAGGCATCCGCTGCCCCCGCCCTCGGTGTCGTGCTCGACCTCTGGTCGCCGCTGCCGATCGCGACGGGGGTCGTCGACCGGGCCCTGAACGTGTTCGCGCCGCGCAACCTGCCCGAGTTCGCACGGGTGCTCGCGCCGGGCGGGCGCCTGATCACGGTGATCCCGTCACCGAGTCACCTGGCCGAGCTGCGCGGTGCCGGAGGCATGATCGACGTGCAGTCGGGCAAGCGCGAGCAGGTGCGGTCGGATGCCGCAGAAGCCGGCCTCCGCCTCCACGACGCGACCCGCGTGGCCGGCGAGCTGCCCGCGTCGACGCCCCTCGCCGACGACCTGGTGCAGATGGGTCCGTCCGCCCATCACGCCTCCACGGGCCGACCTGCGCGGTTCGCGGGGCCCGTCACGGTCGACGTCGAGCTCCTCGTCTTCACCCGCGCAGGCTGA
- the qcrB gene encoding cytochrome bc1 complex cytochrome b subunit, whose amino-acid sequence MSTAAPTTSAPEKRKGGFTAAASNYIDERTSISTVVKELGRKAFPDHWSFLLGEIALFSFVVVLISGTFLTFFFQASMAEVHYEGSYVPLKGIEMSVAMASTLDISFDLRGGLFVRQMHHWAALLFVAAIGLHMLRIFFTGAFRKPRELNWVIGFVLFVLAMGEGFTGYSLPDDLLSGNGLRIIDGMIKGMPVIGTWTSFLLFGGEFPGTAIVGRLYTLHILLLPAIIVALIAVHLLFVVVHKHTQYAAPGKTQQNAVGPPILPVYAAKAGGFFFIVFGVLALIASLFTINPIWNYGPYDPSPVSAGTQPDWYIGFADGALRLIPPGWEFVWLERTWSFNILVPLVGLLVFLGLVFIYPFIEAWITGDKREHHIADRPRNAPTRTAIGAAGVTFYAGLWAAASSDLIATHFKLTMEGVIHSLQAVVILGPFLAYFITKRVCLALQKKDREVVLHGYESGRIVKLPGGEFIEVHQPLDEYDRWRLVSYESYAPLMIRPDARGKISVWQKMRAGFSRWFFEDRIAPVTRAELEASHSDHH is encoded by the coding sequence TTGAGCACCGCAGCACCGACCACCAGCGCCCCCGAGAAGCGCAAGGGCGGCTTCACGGCGGCCGCGTCGAACTACATCGACGAGCGCACGAGCATCTCGACCGTCGTCAAGGAGCTCGGCCGCAAGGCCTTCCCCGACCACTGGTCCTTCCTGCTCGGAGAGATCGCGCTCTTCAGCTTCGTCGTCGTGCTCATCTCGGGCACCTTCCTGACGTTCTTCTTCCAGGCGTCGATGGCCGAGGTGCACTACGAGGGCTCGTACGTGCCGCTCAAGGGCATCGAGATGTCGGTCGCCATGGCGTCGACGCTCGACATCTCCTTCGACCTGCGGGGCGGCCTCTTCGTGCGCCAGATGCACCACTGGGCGGCGCTGCTGTTCGTGGCGGCCATCGGCCTGCACATGCTCCGCATCTTCTTCACGGGTGCGTTCCGCAAGCCGCGTGAGCTGAACTGGGTCATCGGCTTCGTGCTCTTCGTCCTCGCAATGGGCGAGGGCTTCACGGGCTACTCGCTCCCCGACGACCTGCTCTCGGGCAACGGCCTCCGCATCATCGACGGCATGATCAAGGGCATGCCGGTGATCGGCACCTGGACCTCGTTCCTGCTGTTCGGCGGCGAGTTCCCCGGCACGGCGATCGTGGGCCGCCTGTACACGCTGCACATCCTGCTGCTGCCGGCCATCATCGTCGCGCTGATCGCGGTGCACCTGCTGTTCGTGGTCGTGCACAAGCACACCCAGTACGCCGCACCCGGCAAGACGCAGCAGAACGCGGTCGGCCCGCCCATCCTCCCGGTGTACGCCGCGAAGGCCGGTGGCTTCTTCTTCATCGTCTTCGGTGTCCTCGCGCTGATCGCGTCGCTGTTCACGATCAACCCGATCTGGAACTACGGCCCGTACGACCCGTCCCCCGTGTCGGCCGGTACCCAGCCCGACTGGTACATCGGCTTCGCCGACGGCGCCCTGCGGCTCATCCCGCCGGGGTGGGAGTTCGTCTGGCTCGAGCGCACGTGGTCGTTCAACATCCTCGTGCCGCTCGTGGGCCTGCTCGTGTTCCTCGGCCTCGTGTTCATCTACCCGTTCATCGAGGCGTGGATCACCGGCGACAAGCGCGAGCACCACATCGCCGACCGTCCGCGCAACGCGCCGACCCGCACCGCCATCGGTGCCGCGGGCGTCACGTTCTACGCCGGCCTCTGGGCGGCGGCGAGCTCGGACCTCATCGCGACGCACTTCAAGCTCACGATGGAGGGAGTCATCCACTCCCTCCAGGCCGTGGTCATCCTCGGGCCGTTCCTGGCGTACTTCATCACGAAGCGCGTGTGCCTCGCCCTGCAGAAGAAGGATCGCGAGGTCGTCCTCCACGGCTACGAGTCCGGCCGCATCGTGAAGCTGCCCGGCGGCGAGTTCATCGAGGTGCACCAGCCCCTCGACGAGTACGACCGCTGGCGCCTCGTGAGCTACGAGAGCTACGCGCCGCTCATGATCCGCCCGGATGCCCGCGGCAAGATCTCGGTCTGGCAGAAGATGCGCGCCGGATTCTCGCGCTGGTTCTTCGAGGACCGCATCGCGCCGGTCACGCGGGCCGAGCTCGAGGCGTCGCACTCCGACCACCACTAG
- the qcrA gene encoding cytochrome bc1 complex Rieske iron-sulfur subunit, translated as MAQDDNGGTDIAAAGSSSHEQEVAASPGTAVVVADGFENPGFPPHRKRVTDEDPKKAKSAERSVYTMFYLSIVGSVWAIAAYMIFPMESNNVFDVRLNNLFFGLGVSLALLAIGFGAVHWAKALMHDVELVDERHPVRGSEETRAGAVKVFQDADQESGFSRRSVIRNSLIGALVVFPLPAVVLFRGLAPQDQDPVELLSHTMWAQGTRLTLDPSGVPIKASDVTIGSAFHVIPEGLNELEHHKLEEKAKAAVLLMRLNPEELNEAPDRADWSYQGIVAYSKICTHVGCPVALYEQHTHHLLCPCHQSQFDVANHCEVIFGPAKRPLPQLPIAVDDEGYLVAQSDFTEPVGPSFWERH; from the coding sequence ATGGCACAGGACGACAACGGCGGTACCGACATCGCCGCTGCCGGCTCGTCATCGCACGAGCAGGAGGTCGCCGCCTCCCCCGGGACCGCAGTGGTCGTCGCGGACGGATTCGAGAACCCCGGATTCCCTCCGCACCGCAAGCGGGTCACCGACGAGGACCCGAAGAAGGCGAAGTCGGCGGAGCGCTCCGTCTACACGATGTTCTACCTGTCGATCGTCGGCAGCGTGTGGGCGATCGCCGCGTACATGATCTTCCCGATGGAGTCGAACAACGTCTTCGACGTCCGTCTCAACAACCTGTTCTTCGGCCTCGGCGTCTCGCTCGCCCTGCTCGCGATCGGCTTCGGCGCGGTGCACTGGGCCAAGGCGCTCATGCACGACGTCGAACTCGTCGATGAGCGTCACCCGGTCCGCGGCTCCGAGGAGACCCGCGCGGGCGCGGTGAAGGTGTTCCAGGACGCCGACCAGGAGTCGGGCTTCAGCCGCCGCTCCGTCATCCGCAACAGCCTCATCGGTGCGCTCGTGGTCTTCCCGCTGCCCGCCGTCGTGCTCTTCCGCGGGCTCGCGCCGCAGGACCAGGACCCGGTGGAGCTGCTCAGCCACACCATGTGGGCACAGGGCACGCGCCTGACGCTCGACCCGTCGGGCGTGCCCATCAAGGCGTCCGACGTCACCATCGGCAGCGCCTTCCACGTCATCCCCGAGGGCCTGAACGAACTCGAGCACCACAAGCTCGAGGAGAAGGCCAAGGCGGCCGTGCTCCTCATGCGCCTCAACCCGGAGGAGCTCAACGAGGCCCCCGACCGCGCCGACTGGTCGTACCAGGGCATCGTGGCGTACTCCAAGATCTGCACGCACGTCGGATGCCCCGTGGCTCTGTACGAGCAGCACACGCACCACCTGCTCTGCCCCTGCCACCAGTCGCAGTTCGACGTCGCGAACCACTGCGAGGTCATCTTCGGCCCGGCGAAGCGGCCGCTCCCCCAGCTGCCCATCGCGGTCGACGACGAGGGCTACCTCGTCGCGCAGAGCGACTTCACCGAACCCGTCGGCCCGAGCTTCTGGGAGCGTCATTGA
- the qcrC gene encoding cytochrome bc1 complex diheme cytochrome c subunit — MTSSKRRTGRRSPLATVALLALGLVFTGGAYAAFSTGTAQAEVEATSQQTIEEGKKLFQANCATCHGLDAQGTEAGPSLVGVGAAAVDFQVGTGRMPMQMQGPQAEQKPVQFTDEQTKQLAYYVASLGPGPDIPADSLVNGGGDAANGAELFRINCAMCHNVAGAGGALTEGKYAPALNDVSGVHIYEAMVTGPQNMPVFNDLNITPEDKRDIITYLQYIQDNRSPGGFELGSLGPVSEGLFIWIFGLGTIVAITVWITAKSN, encoded by the coding sequence ATGACCAGCTCGAAGCGTCGGACGGGACGACGTTCCCCGCTCGCCACCGTGGCACTGCTCGCCCTGGGCCTCGTGTTCACGGGCGGCGCGTACGCCGCCTTCAGCACGGGTACCGCACAGGCCGAGGTCGAGGCGACGTCGCAGCAGACCATCGAGGAGGGCAAGAAGCTCTTCCAGGCGAACTGCGCCACGTGCCACGGCCTCGACGCCCAGGGCACGGAGGCCGGCCCGAGCCTCGTCGGCGTCGGCGCCGCCGCGGTCGACTTCCAGGTCGGCACCGGCCGCATGCCCATGCAGATGCAGGGCCCGCAGGCGGAGCAGAAGCCGGTCCAGTTCACCGATGAGCAGACCAAGCAGCTCGCCTACTACGTCGCATCCCTCGGCCCCGGCCCGGACATCCCCGCAGACAGCCTGGTCAACGGCGGCGGCGACGCCGCGAACGGCGCCGAGCTGTTCCGCATCAACTGCGCGATGTGCCACAACGTCGCCGGCGCCGGCGGCGCACTCACCGAGGGCAAGTACGCCCCCGCGCTGAACGACGTCTCGGGCGTGCACATCTACGAGGCCATGGTCACGGGCCCGCAGAACATGCCGGTGTTCAACGACCTGAACATCACGCCGGAAGACAAGCGCGACATCATCACCTACCTGCAGTACATCCAGGACAACCGCTCCCCGGGTGGATTCGAGCTCGGCTCGCTCGGCCCCGTGTCCGAGGGACTCTTCATCTGGATCTTCGGTCTCGGCACCATCGTGGCGATCACCGTGTGGATCACGGCGAAGTCGAACTAG
- the ctaE gene encoding aa3-type cytochrome oxidase subunit III, which produces MGSVTSSSIAPAATPPVINRPNTVAVGTIVWLGSEVMFFAGLFAIYFTLRSTSPELWNFEADRLNVPFAAINTAILVASSFTAQFGVFAAERFQPRRTGGPFNLMKWGLVEWFLLSYVLGAIFVSGQVLEYAQLVSEGIAFDSNAYGSAFYLTTGFHALHVTGGLIAMLLVVGRAYAVSHFGHKEATSAIVVSYYWHFVDVVWIGLFFVIYVLK; this is translated from the coding sequence ATGGGGAGCGTGACGAGCTCTTCAATCGCCCCTGCGGCCACACCGCCCGTGATCAACAGGCCCAACACCGTCGCGGTGGGCACGATCGTCTGGCTCGGCAGCGAGGTGATGTTCTTCGCCGGCCTCTTCGCGATCTACTTCACGCTGCGGTCCACGTCACCCGAGCTCTGGAACTTCGAGGCCGACCGCCTGAACGTCCCGTTCGCCGCGATCAACACGGCGATCCTGGTCGCCTCCTCGTTCACGGCGCAGTTCGGCGTCTTCGCTGCGGAGCGCTTCCAGCCGCGCCGCACCGGTGGGCCGTTCAACCTGATGAAGTGGGGCCTCGTCGAGTGGTTCCTGCTGAGCTACGTGCTCGGCGCCATCTTCGTGTCGGGCCAGGTGCTCGAATACGCGCAGCTGGTCTCCGAGGGCATCGCGTTCGACTCGAACGCCTACGGCTCGGCCTTCTATCTCACCACCGGTTTCCACGCCCTGCACGTGACCGGCGGCCTCATCGCCATGCTGCTCGTGGTCGGCCGTGCCTACGCGGTCTCGCACTTCGGGCACAAGGAGGCGACGAGCGCGATCGTCGTGTCGTACTACTGGCACTTCGTCGACGTCGTCTGGATCGGCCTCTTCTTCGTCATCTACGTCCTCAAATGA